The proteins below are encoded in one region of Leptotrichia sp. oral taxon 218:
- a CDS encoding citrate synthase, whose amino-acid sequence MKSDFIHELSLLIQEHNFISKDIYDKLDVKRGLRNKNGTGVLVGLTKIGAVIGYSVEDGKKIPKEGQLFFRGIPLKNLIEKFKEKEKRFAFEKTMFLLLFGKVPENFELKMFLSTLKELQNLPEEFIEDFILRKPSIDIMNQLQRTVLCLYTLDPNPDSVELNNLINQTLNLIAKFPSLLVYCYQATNYKHFNKSLIIHNPVEEYSVAENILHMLRPDNKFTELEAEILDLVLVIHSEHGGGNNSTFTSHVVSSTRTDTYSSISASIGSLKGPMHGGANSMVAKMIQDIKKNCNYTDREKLKEYIKKIFQKEAFDKKGKIYGMGHAIYTLSDPRAVLLKEKAYELAKDKDSLEEFKLFSDIEELTKEVGKELKGEDFTICANVDLYSGFVYNLLDIPQNIFTPLFALARIASWNAHRIEQIIIDKKLIRPAYKTIDEEGNVIL is encoded by the coding sequence TTGAAAAGTGATTTTATACACGAGCTGAGCCTTTTAATACAGGAGCATAATTTCATCTCAAAAGATATTTATGACAAGCTGGATGTTAAAAGAGGACTTAGAAATAAAAATGGAACAGGAGTTTTGGTAGGACTGACAAAAATTGGAGCGGTAATCGGATATTCCGTTGAAGATGGGAAAAAAATTCCGAAAGAAGGTCAGCTTTTTTTTCGTGGAATTCCGCTAAAAAATCTTATTGAAAAATTTAAGGAAAAAGAAAAAAGATTTGCTTTTGAAAAAACAATGTTTTTACTGCTTTTTGGAAAAGTGCCAGAAAATTTTGAACTGAAAATGTTTTTAAGTACATTAAAAGAGTTGCAAAATTTGCCAGAAGAATTTATCGAAGATTTTATTTTGCGAAAACCAAGTATTGACATTATGAATCAGCTTCAAAGAACGGTTTTGTGTCTTTATACTCTTGACCCAAATCCTGATTCTGTAGAATTAAATAATTTGATAAATCAAACTTTAAATTTAATCGCAAAATTTCCAAGTCTTTTGGTTTATTGCTATCAGGCGACCAATTACAAGCATTTTAATAAAAGTTTAATTATTCATAACCCTGTTGAAGAATACAGTGTTGCTGAAAATATACTACATATGTTAAGACCAGATAACAAATTTACTGAGCTTGAAGCGGAAATTTTAGATTTAGTTTTGGTTATTCATTCTGAGCATGGTGGAGGAAATAACTCGACATTTACTTCACATGTGGTTTCTTCGACAAGAACTGACACATATTCGTCAATTTCAGCGTCAATTGGTTCATTAAAAGGACCTATGCACGGTGGAGCAAATTCGATGGTGGCAAAAATGATTCAGGATATCAAGAAAAATTGTAATTATACGGATAGAGAAAAATTAAAAGAATATATAAAAAAGATTTTTCAAAAAGAAGCTTTTGATAAAAAAGGGAAAATTTATGGAATGGGACATGCCATTTACACGCTTTCAGACCCAAGAGCCGTACTTTTAAAAGAAAAGGCTTATGAACTTGCCAAAGATAAAGATTCATTGGAAGAGTTTAAGCTGTTTTCTGATATTGAAGAACTTACAAAAGAAGTTGGAAAAGAATTAAAGGGAGAAGATTTTACGATTTGTGCAAATGTTGACTTATATTCTGGATTTGTCTATAATTTATTAGACATTCCTCAAAATATTTTTACACCACTTTTTGCACTTGCAAGGATTGCCAGTTGGAATGCGCATAGAATTGAGCAGATTATAATTGATAAAAAATTGATTCGACCAGCTTACAAGACAATTGATGAAGAAGGGAATGTCATTTTATAG
- a CDS encoding gamma-glutamyl-gamma-aminobutyrate hydrolase family protein, whose amino-acid sequence MKKPIIAITSSMDLNPDRLNDNRTMVSLDYSNSVINSGGIPVILPITDNLEVIKEQVKYFDGLILSGGGDPDPNLYGEDCLQELGDITPERDAFELAILEEFLKTKKPILGICRGLQLMNVFYGGTLYQDIKYVDTNIQHKQKWLADLPTHDINILENNILFEIFGKKARTNSFHHQMIKDLGKELTSIATANDGVVEAIQNKNYPFFYGVQWHPEMMASRGNLGMKKIFDKFIESCENLKK is encoded by the coding sequence ATGAAAAAGCCTATTATTGCAATAACTTCGTCGATGGACTTAAATCCCGATAGACTAAATGACAACAGAACTATGGTTTCACTTGATTACAGCAATTCTGTAATAAATTCTGGCGGAATTCCTGTAATTCTTCCAATTACAGACAATCTTGAAGTTATAAAAGAACAAGTAAAGTATTTTGACGGTCTAATTTTATCAGGTGGTGGAGATCCTGATCCAAATTTATACGGCGAAGACTGCCTTCAAGAGCTAGGAGATATTACACCTGAACGAGACGCTTTCGAACTTGCAATTTTGGAAGAATTTTTAAAAACTAAAAAGCCTATTTTAGGGATTTGTCGTGGACTTCAATTGATGAATGTCTTTTACGGCGGAACTCTTTATCAGGATATAAAATATGTAGATACAAATATTCAGCATAAGCAAAAATGGCTTGCTGATTTGCCGACACACGACATAAATATTTTAGAAAATAATATTTTATTTGAAATTTTTGGAAAAAAAGCTCGGACAAATTCATTTCATCATCAAATGATAAAAGATTTGGGAAAAGAATTGACTTCGATTGCAACTGCAAATGATGGTGTTGTGGAAGCAATTCAAAATAAAAATTATCCATTTTTTTATGGAGTGCAGTGGCATCCTGAAATGATGGCTTCTAGAGGAAATTTAGGAATGAAAAAAATATTTGATAAATTTATTGAAAGTTGTGAAAATCTTAAAAAATAA
- a CDS encoding ATP-binding cassette domain-containing protein, with product MKLFLGMEEETGVETLTILAGQDKTGNPEGFGRLDIHKSEIISIVGPTGSGKSRLLADIEWTAQKDTPTQREILINNESPDKKWRFSSNNKLVAQLSQNMNFVMDLSVKEFLELHAKSRMVEDVEAVTEKIILEANKLAGEKFNLDTAITALSGGQSRALMIADTAILSSSPIVLIDEIENAGIDRKKALELLVSADKIVLMATHDPTLALIANKRVIIKNGGIAKIIKTSPEEKEILKELDKMDEKIQKMRANLRNGEILKLETLKL from the coding sequence ATGAAATTATTTTTGGGAATGGAAGAAGAAACAGGTGTTGAAACGCTTACAATTTTGGCTGGACAAGACAAAACAGGAAATCCAGAAGGATTTGGAAGATTAGATATTCATAAATCAGAAATAATTTCAATCGTAGGACCAACAGGTTCAGGAAAATCAAGATTATTAGCTGACATCGAATGGACGGCACAAAAAGATACGCCAACTCAAAGAGAAATTTTAATAAATAACGAATCTCCTGACAAAAAATGGAGATTTTCATCAAATAATAAATTAGTTGCTCAATTATCGCAAAATATGAATTTTGTTATGGATTTGTCGGTTAAAGAATTTTTGGAATTACATGCTAAAAGCCGTATGGTTGAAGATGTGGAAGCTGTAACAGAAAAAATAATTTTAGAAGCAAATAAATTAGCAGGAGAAAAGTTTAACCTAGATACAGCAATCACAGCCTTAAGTGGAGGACAATCAAGAGCATTAATGATCGCCGACACAGCAATTTTAAGTTCTTCTCCAATCGTTTTAATTGACGAAATTGAAAATGCTGGAATTGATAGAAAAAAAGCATTAGAATTATTAGTTTCTGCAGATAAAATAGTCTTAATGGCAACTCACGATCCAACACTAGCTCTAATTGCAAATAAAAGAGTAATCATAAAAAATGGTGGAATTGCTAAAATAATCAAAACTTCTCCAGAAGAAAAAGAAATCTTAAAAGAATTAGACAAAATGGATGAAAAAATTCAAAAAATGAGAGCAAATTTGAGAAATGGGGAAATCTTGAAATTGGAAACTTTAAAACTTTAA
- a CDS encoding dipeptidase, whose amino-acid sequence MIFDMHADVWTDNFWEYQKGNFDVIRKKYEKKFLEGGLFGGIFVIYIDFRKVENIEKYFLEDLCAMTRELHYSKDLIHVVKSSEDFEILEKEKSKKFRVVLGIEGLIGIGDNLNYIYLLHQLGIRHIGLTWNETNAFATGQSGDKNRGLTPLGIDAIKVINELGILLDLSHANDKTFWDVAKHSKKPFFASHSNSRTLCPSLRNLTDDQILCIGEHEGMVGMNSYHNFVSQNENKKNLDTLIEHMEYVAGKIGLDKVGFGLDFDEYYTPTGETSEGLSGIEDVTKLKNIILALKNRGYSQKEIEMVTYKNFINFYKRVENK is encoded by the coding sequence ATGATTTTTGATATGCACGCTGATGTTTGGACTGATAATTTTTGGGAGTATCAAAAGGGAAATTTTGATGTAATTAGAAAAAAATATGAAAAAAAATTTCTGGAAGGTGGACTTTTTGGAGGAATTTTTGTAATTTATATTGATTTTAGAAAAGTTGAAAATATTGAAAAATATTTTTTGGAAGATCTTTGTGCAATGACCAGAGAATTGCACTATTCTAAAGATTTAATTCATGTTGTAAAAAGTTCAGAAGATTTTGAAATTTTGGAAAAAGAAAAGAGCAAAAAATTTAGAGTTGTTCTTGGAATCGAAGGATTAATTGGAATTGGCGACAATCTTAACTATATTTATTTACTTCATCAATTGGGAATTCGCCACATTGGACTAACTTGGAATGAAACAAACGCTTTTGCAACTGGACAAAGCGGAGATAAAAACCGTGGACTTACGCCACTTGGCATAGATGCCATAAAAGTGATAAATGAACTTGGAATTTTACTTGATTTATCCCACGCCAACGACAAGACTTTCTGGGACGTGGCAAAACATTCAAAAAAACCTTTTTTTGCCTCGCACTCAAATTCCAGAACACTTTGTCCATCTCTTAGAAACTTGACTGACGACCAGATTTTATGCATTGGAGAACACGAAGGAATGGTTGGAATGAATAGCTACCACAATTTTGTGAGTCAAAATGAAAATAAAAAAAATCTTGATACTCTAATTGAGCACATGGAATATGTTGCTGGAAAAATTGGACTTGATAAAGTTGGATTTGGACTTGATTTTGATGAATATTATACTCCTACAGGTGAAACTAGCGAAGGACTTAGTGGAATTGAAGATGTGACAAAATTAAAAAATATAATTTTGGCACTAAAAAATCGAGGATATTCTCAAAAAGAAATAGAAATGGTAACTTATAAAAATTTTATTAATTTTTATAAAAGAGTAGAAAACAAATAA
- a CDS encoding aconitate hydratase yields MGMSLTYKILKNNLLKGELKAGNEIAVKVNQTLTQDSTGTMAYLQLNAMNVDKVATDISVAYVDHNMLQSSFENADDHEFIKTSAAKHGIVFSKPGNGICHRLHLERFGKPGKILIGSDSHTPTGGGLGMLAIGAGGLDVAIGMARGLYYLKVPKVYNIELRGKLKPWVSAKDIILYVLKELSVKGGVGFVMEYTGEGIKSLSVEDRATITNMGAELGATTSIFPSDEITRDFLKKQSRESDFVELLPDADAEYDKKLVVNLDELVPLAAFPHSPDNVHEIPDEKIKVDQIAIGSCTNSSYSDFMKLAKILDGKKVHPDVSLVLSPGSSNIMKMISENGALAKFIGAGARLLEAACGPCIGMGQAPKSHGISLRTFNRNFKGRCGTMNAEVYLVSTETAAASALTGYLTDPRTLGEEIIIEQPEKFEFSENYFIFPSQDENERKNVEIVMGPNIKPFPIGDELKDTITKKVILKTKDNVTTDDICPSNAGLLPFRSNIPKLSQHCFETIIPDFKERAEKNDGGIIVGGDNYGQGSSREHAALLPLYLGIKAVIAKSFARIHKANLINSGIIPLEFENQSDYDGIDEYDELQLTDIENSLAKGEFTVKNLTKNNEFKAKFNGSARELKILKYGGYLKFAVSDEFLN; encoded by the coding sequence ATGGGAATGAGTTTAACTTACAAAATTTTGAAAAACAATTTATTAAAAGGCGAGCTGAAAGCTGGAAATGAAATTGCCGTAAAAGTAAACCAGACACTTACACAAGATTCGACTGGGACGATGGCATATCTTCAGTTAAATGCGATGAATGTTGATAAAGTCGCAACTGATATTTCTGTTGCATATGTTGATCACAATATGCTTCAGTCTAGCTTTGAAAATGCAGACGACCACGAATTTATAAAAACATCGGCTGCAAAACATGGGATAGTTTTCTCAAAACCTGGAAATGGAATTTGCCACAGACTTCATTTAGAGAGATTTGGAAAACCAGGGAAAATTTTAATTGGTTCTGATAGCCACACTCCGACTGGCGGTGGACTTGGAATGTTAGCAATTGGAGCTGGAGGACTTGATGTTGCAATAGGAATGGCAAGAGGTCTTTACTATTTAAAAGTTCCAAAAGTTTATAACATAGAATTGAGAGGAAAATTAAAACCTTGGGTTTCAGCAAAAGATATAATTCTTTATGTTTTAAAAGAACTTAGTGTAAAAGGTGGAGTTGGATTTGTAATGGAATATACTGGAGAAGGGATAAAATCACTTTCTGTAGAAGATAGAGCCACAATTACAAATATGGGAGCTGAATTAGGAGCAACAACTTCTATTTTTCCAAGTGACGAAATTACAAGAGATTTTCTTAAAAAACAGTCAAGAGAATCTGATTTCGTAGAATTATTACCGGACGCAGATGCCGAATATGATAAAAAATTGGTTGTGAATTTGGACGAATTGGTGCCACTTGCAGCATTTCCACACAGTCCAGACAATGTGCACGAAATTCCAGATGAAAAAATAAAAGTTGACCAAATTGCGATAGGTTCTTGCACAAATTCTTCTTATTCAGATTTTATGAAACTTGCAAAAATTCTTGACGGAAAAAAAGTTCATCCAGATGTGAGCTTAGTATTGTCGCCTGGTTCAAGCAATATTATGAAAATGATTTCTGAAAATGGAGCACTTGCTAAATTTATTGGAGCTGGAGCAAGACTTTTGGAAGCAGCTTGTGGACCTTGTATTGGAATGGGACAAGCACCAAAATCACACGGAATTTCGCTTAGAACATTTAATCGTAACTTTAAAGGAAGATGTGGAACAATGAATGCCGAAGTTTATTTGGTAAGTACAGAAACTGCGGCAGCTTCAGCACTTACAGGATATTTGACAGATCCTCGTACTTTAGGTGAAGAAATAATCATTGAACAGCCAGAAAAATTTGAATTTTCAGAAAACTATTTTATTTTCCCAAGCCAAGATGAAAATGAGAGAAAAAATGTAGAAATTGTTATGGGACCAAATATTAAACCATTCCCAATTGGAGATGAGTTAAAAGATACAATTACAAAAAAAGTTATTTTAAAAACTAAAGATAATGTGACAACAGATGATATTTGTCCATCAAATGCGGGATTATTACCATTCCGTTCAAATATTCCAAAATTGTCACAACATTGTTTTGAAACAATAATTCCAGATTTTAAAGAAAGAGCTGAAAAAAATGACGGTGGAATCATAGTTGGTGGAGATAACTATGGACAAGGTTCAAGCCGTGAACACGCAGCACTTCTTCCATTATATTTAGGAATAAAAGCTGTAATTGCTAAATCTTTTGCAAGAATTCACAAGGCAAATTTAATAAATAGTGGAATAATTCCTTTAGAATTTGAAAATCAGAGTGATTACGACGGAATTGACGAATATGATGAATTGCAGTTGACTGATATCGAAAACTCTTTAGCAAAAGGAGAATTTACAGTAAAAAATCTTACAAAAAATAATGAATTTAAAGCAAAATTCAATGGTTCGGCAAGAGAACTTAAAATATTGAAATATGGTGGATACTTGAAATTTGCAGTAAGTGATGAATTTTTAAACTAA
- a CDS encoding LD-carboxypeptidase: protein MIKFPQAPKYGDKVFLICTSSPILPEEIEKCKQIIKNLGFYPVAGKSLSQNIGGYMAGSADIRINDLHEAFSNPEIKAIFCVKGGFSSSQLLDKIDYELIKKNPKLFVGYSDVTNLNVVFNQKCELGTYHGPMIRSNMLYDFNEFTKKSFLFSINKKNEEKWELENPNSKKLNLLNKNNFIEIEIKREKEVIEKERIAKEKEKENKEQIKKEIKSKFREIQGELIGGNLSLLVTMLGTDYEIDTKDKILFIEEIEEEISRIDRMMTHLKLSGKFDDCRAVLFGNFDGCENTYDPNYTLDDFLNNFFKDFKKPVITGIECGHKKPDLVTLPLGAECTINIDKNFDNIKIYFKK from the coding sequence ATGATAAAATTTCCACAAGCGCCTAAATATGGCGATAAAGTTTTTTTAATATGCACTTCTTCGCCTATTTTACCAGAAGAAATAGAAAAGTGTAAACAAATTATAAAAAATCTTGGATTTTATCCTGTCGCTGGAAAAAGCCTTTCTCAAAATATTGGAGGATATATGGCAGGAAGCGCTGATATTCGGATAAATGATTTGCACGAAGCATTTTCAAACCCTGAAATAAAAGCTATTTTTTGTGTAAAAGGCGGATTTTCTTCTTCACAGCTTTTAGATAAAATCGACTATGAGCTAATTAAAAAAAATCCAAAACTTTTTGTCGGCTACAGCGATGTCACTAACTTAAATGTCGTCTTTAACCAAAAATGCGAGCTTGGAACATACCACGGTCCAATGATAAGATCAAATATGCTTTATGATTTTAACGAATTTACAAAAAAATCTTTTCTTTTTTCAATAAATAAGAAAAATGAAGAAAAATGGGAACTTGAAAATCCAAATTCAAAAAAATTAAATTTATTAAATAAAAATAATTTTATCGAAATTGAAATCAAAAGAGAAAAAGAAGTAATAGAGAAAGAAAGAATAGCGAAAGAAAAAGAAAAAGAAAATAAAGAACAAATAAAAAAAGAAATTAAAAGTAAATTTAGAGAAATACAAGGTGAATTAATTGGAGGAAATTTATCTTTACTTGTTACAATGCTTGGAACTGATTATGAAATTGATACAAAAGATAAAATTTTGTTTATCGAAGAAATTGAAGAAGAAATTAGCCGAATTGACAGAATGATGACACATTTAAAACTTTCTGGAAAATTTGACGACTGCCGTGCCGTTTTATTTGGAAATTTTGACGGCTGTGAAAACACTTACGACCCAAATTACACTTTGGATGATTTTTTAAATAATTTTTTTAAAGATTTTAAAAAGCCTGTCATTACTGGAATCGAATGTGGCCATAAAAAACCAGATTTAGTAACTTTGCCACTGGGAGCAGAATGTACAATAAATATTGACAAAAATTTTGATAATATCAAAATTTATTTTAAAAAATAG
- a CDS encoding GTP-binding protein: MNLVIFSGPPSSGKTSVILKTVDALKKQGMSVGVVKFDCLYTDDDKLYEKAGIPVKKGISGALCPDHFFVSNIEEVVQWGRSLGLSVLITESAGLCNRCSPYIKDIKGVCVIDNLSGINTPKKIGPMLKSADIVIITKGDIVSQAEREVFASRVNSVNPTAVTMHVNGLTGQGAYELSTLLYEKEKEIETVQGKKLRFPMPSALCSYCLGETRIGEKYQMGNVRKMNLGGVNE, encoded by the coding sequence ATGAATTTAGTTATATTTTCAGGACCGCCATCTTCAGGAAAAACAAGCGTTATCTTGAAAACGGTCGATGCATTAAAAAAACAAGGAATGTCAGTTGGTGTAGTAAAATTTGATTGTCTATATACAGATGACGACAAATTGTATGAAAAAGCGGGAATTCCAGTGAAAAAAGGGATTTCAGGAGCTTTGTGTCCAGATCATTTTTTCGTATCGAATATCGAGGAAGTTGTGCAATGGGGAAGAAGTTTGGGATTATCGGTTTTAATTACAGAATCAGCGGGATTGTGTAATCGTTGTTCGCCATACATCAAAGATATAAAAGGAGTTTGTGTAATTGATAATTTATCAGGAATTAATACGCCTAAAAAAATTGGTCCAATGTTAAAATCAGCTGATATTGTCATCATCACAAAAGGGGACATCGTTTCTCAAGCAGAAAGAGAAGTATTTGCGTCGAGAGTTAATTCAGTAAATCCGACAGCTGTAACAATGCATGTGAATGGTTTGACAGGACAAGGAGCTTATGAATTGAGCACATTGTTGTATGAAAAAGAAAAAGAAATTGAAACAGTTCAAGGGAAAAAACTTAGATTTCCAATGCCTTCAGCACTTTGTTCGTATTGCTTAGGTGAAACAAGAATAGGTGAAAAATATCAAATGGGAAATGTTAGAAAAATGAATTTAGGTGGTGTGAATGAATAG
- a CDS encoding ABC transporter substrate-binding protein yields the protein MKDLLNKTLYDIINDDPKIYDFFITNGFDTLKNKKMLQIMGKNIKLGMALKTKKINPELFLEKLNAFLKKDSEVDISLEENEVNKGKASKNDVLIEGVLPCPIRIPLLEGIKAWVDAQNKKNDYTIKYELQSANLGLDWVVEKVKTGDANEVPDVLLSAGFELFFDKNLMGQYMENGIFETYFENMNKDFCNENIDLRDPKKRYAIMGVVPAVFLVNKTALKDRKVPHTWDEILSDEFENSVALPMADLDLFNALIVMIYKEYGMDGIKKLAKSYKKNLHPAQMVKARTKAQEAPAISIIPYFFSQMVNGASDLEVVWPKDGALLSPIFMITKKEKADKIKPFLDLFLSEKIGNLFSANGKFPTTNPNVDNHLEENQNFKWVGWDFIYKNDVGKIIRDGEKLFDEEIKKYF from the coding sequence ATGAAAGATTTACTGAATAAAACGCTATATGATATTATAAATGACGATCCAAAAATATATGATTTTTTCATTACAAATGGATTTGATACTCTTAAAAATAAAAAAATGCTTCAAATTATGGGGAAAAATATAAAATTGGGAATGGCATTAAAAACAAAAAAAATTAATCCCGAATTATTTCTGGAAAAACTAAATGCTTTTTTAAAAAAAGATAGTGAAGTCGATATTTCGCTTGAAGAAAATGAAGTTAATAAAGGCAAAGCTAGTAAAAACGATGTTTTGATTGAAGGAGTTTTGCCATGTCCGATTAGAATTCCGCTATTGGAAGGAATTAAAGCATGGGTTGACGCTCAAAATAAAAAAAATGATTACACAATTAAATATGAATTGCAGTCTGCAAATTTAGGACTTGACTGGGTTGTTGAAAAAGTTAAGACTGGAGATGCAAATGAAGTTCCAGATGTTTTGTTGTCAGCTGGATTTGAGCTTTTTTTTGATAAAAATTTGATGGGTCAATATATGGAAAATGGAATTTTTGAAACATATTTTGAAAATATGAATAAAGATTTTTGCAATGAAAATATTGATTTGCGAGATCCTAAAAAAAGATATGCAATAATGGGAGTTGTTCCAGCCGTATTTTTGGTAAACAAAACTGCTCTAAAAGATAGAAAAGTGCCACATACTTGGGATGAGATTTTATCCGATGAATTTGAAAATTCGGTCGCACTTCCAATGGCGGATTTGGATTTATTTAATGCATTAATCGTGATGATTTATAAAGAGTATGGAATGGATGGAATTAAAAAACTTGCAAAATCTTACAAAAAAAATCTTCATCCAGCACAAATGGTAAAAGCTAGGACAAAAGCGCAAGAAGCACCGGCAATAAGCATTATTCCATACTTTTTTTCACAAATGGTAAATGGAGCGAGTGATTTAGAAGTTGTCTGGCCAAAAGATGGAGCTCTTTTAAGTCCGATTTTTATGATTACAAAAAAAGAAAAAGCGGATAAAATTAAACCATTTTTAGATTTATTTTTGTCGGAAAAAATTGGAAATTTATTTTCAGCAAATGGAAAATTTCCTACAACAAATCCAAATGTTGACAATCACTTGGAAGAAAATCAAAATTTTAAATGGGTTGGCTGGGATTTTATTTACAAAAACGATGTAGGAAAAATTATTCGTGATGGAGAAAAATTATTTGACGAAGAAATAAAAAAATATTTTTAA
- a CDS encoding isocitrate/isopropylmalate dehydrogenase family protein has protein sequence MKKVTLIPGDGIGFEISESLEKVFEAAKVPIEFEKENAGTTVYEKTGELIPESLYKSVEKNKIAIKGPITTPIGKGFRSINVYLRKKYDLYSNFRPSRTLPGVKTRYDNIDLVIFRENTEGLYIGEEKYEDDKKNVAVAIKRITKKGSYRIIKNAFEYAKKNNIDKVTVVHKANILKLADGMFLNTAREISQEAGYENIKLEEVIIDNMCMQLVTNPEKYKVIVTMNLYGDILSDLVAGLVGGLGVAPGANIGDDIAIFEAVHGSAPDIAGQNKANPLAILLSGVEMLKYLKMDEFAEKIENAILKTLESGVKTADLGGVATTSEFTQKIIENL, from the coding sequence ATGAAAAAAGTTACATTAATTCCTGGAGATGGGATTGGATTTGAAATATCAGAAAGTTTAGAAAAAGTATTTGAAGCAGCAAAAGTTCCAATTGAATTTGAAAAAGAAAACGCTGGGACAACTGTTTATGAAAAAACTGGAGAACTTATACCTGAGAGTTTGTATAAAAGTGTGGAAAAAAACAAAATAGCGATTAAAGGACCGATTACAACACCAATTGGAAAAGGATTTAGAAGCATAAATGTCTATTTGAGAAAAAAATATGACTTGTATTCAAATTTTAGACCATCAAGAACTCTTCCAGGAGTTAAGACGAGATATGACAACATCGACTTGGTAATTTTTAGAGAAAATACAGAAGGACTTTATATTGGAGAAGAAAAATATGAAGATGATAAAAAAAATGTGGCAGTTGCCATAAAAAGAATTACAAAAAAAGGAAGTTACAGAATAATAAAAAATGCTTTTGAATATGCCAAAAAGAATAATATTGATAAAGTGACAGTTGTGCATAAAGCAAATATTTTAAAATTGGCTGACGGAATGTTTTTGAATACCGCAAGAGAAATTTCGCAAGAAGCTGGTTATGAAAATATTAAATTAGAAGAAGTTATAATTGACAATATGTGTATGCAGCTTGTCACAAATCCAGAAAAATATAAAGTTATTGTGACAATGAACTTATATGGAGATATTTTGTCTGATTTGGTTGCAGGACTTGTCGGAGGACTTGGTGTTGCACCAGGAGCAAATATTGGAGATGACATTGCTATATTTGAGGCAGTTCACGGTTCAGCACCTGATATTGCAGGACAAAATAAAGCAAATCCATTAGCAATTCTTTTATCAGGTGTGGAAATGCTGAAATATTTAAAAATGGACGAATTTGCCGAAAAAATTGAAAATGCCATTTTGAAAACATTGGAATCAGGAGTAAAGACAGCTGATTTAGGTGGTGTTGCAACAACTAGTGAATTTACGCAAAAAATTATAGAAAATTTATAA
- a CDS encoding tRNA-dihydrouridine synthase → MKIYVAPMSGITDYSFRKIMEKFNPDLLFTEMVNANLLNRENEATINELLKCDDKEKTGTQIFGGDKNELFLGILKLEKIGFKKININMGCPQPKIIKNGAGSALLENYNLMDELFSELLPKLNSDTKLSIKIRTGYKNFNNPEIFLDLANKYNLDFICVHGRTQNQFYSGTANWEIVSNLSKLPRNTEFFGNGDLFEPKFIKEQVKKCNLDGIMLSRGVIGNPWLIAQAREFLQTGEIKTVKTFDNTKKIVLEHLENIFENKGEIKAVLEINKFLKPYFLEFQDEIFDFKNKIGKIIVEKNFIQKQNLIKKL, encoded by the coding sequence ATGAAAATATATGTAGCTCCAATGTCGGGAATTACCGATTATTCCTTTAGAAAAATAATGGAAAAATTTAATCCAGATCTTTTATTTACAGAAATGGTCAATGCCAATTTATTAAATCGTGAAAATGAAGCCACTATTAACGAACTTTTGAAGTGCGATGACAAAGAAAAAACTGGAACACAGATTTTTGGTGGCGATAAAAACGAACTTTTTTTAGGAATTTTAAAATTAGAAAAAATTGGGTTTAAAAAAATTAATATAAATATGGGTTGTCCACAGCCAAAAATTATAAAAAATGGAGCGGGTTCAGCACTTTTGGAAAATTATAATTTAATGGACGAACTTTTTTCAGAATTGCTTCCAAAATTAAATTCGGACACAAAACTTTCAATAAAAATTCGGACTGGCTACAAAAATTTTAACAATCCAGAAATTTTTTTGGATTTGGCAAATAAATACAATCTTGATTTTATCTGCGTTCACGGTAGAACACAAAATCAATTTTATTCTGGCACAGCAAATTGGGAAATTGTTTCAAATTTAAGTAAACTTCCACGAAATACAGAATTTTTTGGAAACGGAGATTTATTTGAGCCAAAATTTATAAAAGAACAAGTTAAAAAATGTAATTTGGATGGAATTATGCTCTCAAGAGGAGTTATTGGAAATCCTTGGCTGATCGCTCAAGCAAGGGAATTTTTACAAACCGGGGAAATAAAAACTGTTAAGACATTTGATAATACAAAAAAAATTGTCTTAGAGCATTTGGAAAATATTTTTGAAAACAAGGGGGAAATTAAAGCAGTTCTTGAGATAAATAAATTTTTGAAACCGTATTTTTTGGAATTTCAAGATGAAATTTTTGACTTTAAAAATAAAATTGGAAAAATTATTGTCGAAAAAAATTTTATTCAAAAACAAAATTTAATAAAAAAATTGTAA